In Candidatus Kaistella beijingensis, a genomic segment contains:
- a CDS encoding M28 family metallopeptidase, with amino-acid sequence MKKLLPFFILFLFNLNYAQEVSQERVTKVLSTLASDEMKGREIGTPENDSAAVYIAKLFKENNLDFCTGDSYLVPFEYKGKVAYNVCGIKKGKSDKTLAFTAHFDHIGFTNKKGDNVYNGADDNASGVTTVVGIADYFKEKKPNFSMMFIAFNGEEKGMKGSKAIAENPALHSEYQNINALLNFEMVATVSQFGPNALFMTGDEFSNLDELFNTNAENRLKIFPDPYKGQQLFYRSDNVMFVRKKIIAHSFSTVNMNTATHYHQLNDELSVVDFGNVTQIINNLSKTIEKLKPENFAPKYSENVNFNK; translated from the coding sequence ATGAAAAAACTTCTTCCTTTCTTCATCTTATTTCTTTTCAATTTAAATTACGCTCAAGAAGTTTCGCAAGAACGTGTTACAAAAGTTCTTTCAACACTTGCTTCCGATGAAATGAAGGGCAGAGAAATCGGCACTCCCGAAAATGATTCCGCCGCAGTTTATATTGCCAAACTTTTTAAGGAAAACAATCTCGATTTCTGTACCGGTGATTCTTATCTCGTTCCTTTTGAATACAAGGGAAAAGTCGCCTACAATGTTTGTGGAATTAAGAAAGGAAAATCGGATAAAACTTTAGCATTTACCGCACATTTCGACCACATCGGTTTTACCAATAAAAAAGGTGACAACGTGTACAACGGCGCAGATGACAATGCAAGTGGCGTGACAACGGTTGTTGGAATTGCTGATTATTTCAAAGAAAAAAAACCCAATTTTTCAATGATGTTCATCGCTTTTAATGGAGAGGAAAAAGGAATGAAAGGTTCCAAAGCAATTGCTGAAAATCCCGCTTTGCACTCGGAATATCAAAATATCAATGCATTATTAAATTTTGAAATGGTGGCGACGGTTTCCCAATTTGGTCCGAATGCGCTTTTCATGACGGGTGACGAATTTTCTAATCTTGATGAACTTTTCAATACCAATGCAGAAAATAGATTAAAAATTTTTCCTGATCCTTACAAAGGCCAACAACTTTTTTACCGTTCAGATAACGTGATGTTTGTTCGAAAGAAAATAATTGCACATTCTTTTTCCACCGTGAATATGAATACAGCGACCCATTATCACCAGTTGAATGACGAATTAAGCGTGGTTGATTTTGGAAATGTTACTCAAATCATCAACAATTTAAGTAAAACTATTGAGAAATTGAAGCCTGAAAACTTTGCTCCGAAATATAGTGAGAATGTAAATTTTAATAAGTAA